In one Fusarium falciforme chromosome 5, complete sequence genomic region, the following are encoded:
- a CDS encoding EXPERA domain-containing protein has protein sequence MEDPAFIVNAINASGKAPLHPYYPLNAPLAHYAANSLSSPVLVATFVAGSLAIFAVTLLLIQQSGRTLSKVATGTTLWFALCGCIHLFFEGYFTVHFAQLAAQDHLFAQLWKEYSLSDSRYLTQDSFLVCMEGITAFAWGPLSFLLAWAIVKDHPIRFPLQLIISLGQIYGNLLYYGTCFFSKRVLEIVYCRPESFYFWWYYFFCNFIWIMIPVPLLIQSIWEAVGAFAKVQAAEKAKKKA, from the exons ATGGAAGACCCCGCATTCATCGTCAACGCCATCAACGCGAGCGGCAAAGCTCCCTTGCATCCTTACTACCCGTTGAACGCTCCCCTCGCGCACTATGCCGCCAATTCACTGTCTTCGCCGGTCCTTGTGGCGACGTTTGTCGCTGGATCGTTGGCCATCTTCGCCGTGACGCTGCTGCTTATCCAGCAGTCTGGCCGGACACTCTCCAAGGTTGCAACGGGTACCACCCTCTGGTTTGCGCTCTGCGGATGCATCCACTTGTTCTTTGAGG GCTACTTTACTGTCCACTTTGCCCAGCTCGCTGCCCAGGACCACCTCTTCGCCCAACTCTGGAAGGAGTACTCCCTCTCCGACTCCCGCTACCTCACCCAAGACTCGTTCCTCGTGTGCATGGAGGGCATCACTGCGTTCGCCTGGGGTCCCCTCTCGTTCCTCTTGGCCTGGGCCATCGTCAAGGACCACCCGATCCGATTCCCTCTGCAGCTCATCATCAGCCTGGGCCAGATCTACGGCAATCTCCTCTACTACGGCACCTGCTTTTTCAGCAAGCGCGTCCTCGAGATCGTCTACTGCCGTCCCGAGAGCTTTTACTTCTGGTGGTACTACTTCTTCTGCAACTTTATCTGGATCATGATCCCCGTACCTCTGCTCATCCAGAGCATCTGGGAGGCTGTCGGGGCTTTTGCCAAGGTCCAGGCTgctgagaaggccaagaagaaggcttgA